CCTTTCGCCCCCGCTCTCCTAACCTGTGGTGCCGGTCCGGTTCCGGATGGGGATGCCCCTCCTCCGGAAGCGATCCTGCCGCCTGTGCTCTTCGATCTCCGTCGAGCAAAAAGTCCACGGACGGACTTTTTGCGATTCGATCAGCAATGACGGCTTCGCAAGAAGCCGGCAGCAGCGGCCAGGACGGCCGCGCAAATCCGGAGGTTGCGCATGCAAGCGACGGATTATGTAAGGCGATCGAAAACCGCGTTTTTCGATCGCCTTCAAGCAAAAAGTCCACGGACGGACTTTTTGCGATCCCATCAGCAATACGGTCCATGGAGGGACGGTTTGCGATTCGATCGAACATGCAGCCGTTCACCGTTCATGAGGGGTTGGTGGCGCCGATGGATCGGGCCAATGTCGATACCGACGCCATCATCCCCAAGCAGTTCCTCAAATCGATCCGCCGCAGCGGATACGGCGCCTATCTGTTCGACGAGTGGCGCTATCTCGATCAGGGCGAGCCGGGGATGGATTGCAGCAAACGGCCGAAGAATCCCGACTTTGTGCTCAATCAGCCGCGCTATCGGGGGGCGACGATCCTGTTGGCGCGGGAGAACTTCGGCTGCGGTTCGTCGCGCGAGCATGCGCCGTGGGCGCTGCTCGACTACGGCTTCCGCTGCATCATCGCTCCCTCCTTCGCCGATATCTTCTACGACAACTGCTGCAAGAACGGCATCCTGCCGCTGACCCAGCCGGCGGAGGTGGTCGACCGCCTCTTTGCCGAGTGCGCAGCGCAGGAGGGCTACCGGCTGCGGGTCGATCTGCCGGCCCAGCGGTTGACCCTCCCCGATGGAACGACCTTTGCCTTCGGGATCGATCCCTTCCGCAAGCGGCGGCTGGTCGAGGGGCTGGACGACATCGCTCTGACGCTGGAGCACGCCGATGAGATCCGTGCCTTCGAGCGGCGCCACTTCGCTGCCCATCCGTGGCTGGTGGAAGCCGCCGCTTGAGGTGGGCGGCGCGGGCGCTGCTGGCCCCGTTGTCGTTTGCTCTGTCGTCGCTCTGCGGCGCCGGCGTTGCCGAGGCGTTGGAGGCGGGCGCCGGCTTGCTCTGGTGGCAGTATGAGGAGATTGCCTCCGATACCCGCTACACGGGGGCCCCATTCCATTCGCGTGCGGAGCAGGTTGCGCTTCGACTGTGTGTCCAGGAGGGGGCCGTCGGCGACGATGGGTGGGGCTGGTCCAGCACCCTCTCCTCCATCGTGCCGCTATTGCGGGCGACCGAGCACTGGCCCCGTGCCGATTTTCTGCAGACCAACGATTTGCGCATCGGTCAACTGGACGGGCGGTTGACGTTGCGCCGGACGTTGCAGCAGGGGGAGGTCGGGCTGTTTGCCGCGGCGCGCTGGCAGCAGCAGGCGCGGGAACGGTTCCGGAAGAATGGTGCCCCGCTGCCCGATCCGTTGATCACCGAGACCATCCGCAGCCTCTGGGCCGGCCTGCTCTTCGCCTCCCGCCGGCTGGAGATCCGCGCGGCACTCCCCCTGTGGGTGCGGACCAGAAACTCGTCGATCCCCAATACGTTCCGCAACCGCCGCGGCTATCGGGCCGGCGCCTCGCTGCATCTCCCGCTGGCGCAGTGGCTGGCCATGCCGTTGCATCTGCGCGCCGCCTACCGGATTCAGCAGTTCGCCGGAGAGGCACAGACCACCGCCCTCTGGCCGAAGAACCGCTTCCAGACCCTCTCGCTCGCCGTGGAGGGGCGCTGGTGAGCGGGGAGTCCGGGCGGTTGCGGGAGGGGATGCGGTTTCGCCGCCATCTGCTGCTGCTCTCCCTCTTCGTGCTGCTGCTGGTCGGTGTGGTGGTGGTGGTGGACCGCTTCGACGGCGACGAGGAGGCGCGCACCAGCGCCCTGATCGACGCCACGGCCCGGGTGGATGCGGGGATCGCGCGGGAGATGATGGTGCAGCTCTTTAGCGGCGTGCGGGACGAGGCGGCGCTTCGTCGGCGCGTCCGCCGGCTCCGCGCCATGGTGGCGCGGCTGGAGCGGGGGCTGCGCGAGGATCTCGAGGAGGCCAGCGAGGGGATCTTCGCCGACGAGGAGATCGCCAGTGCCATCCGTCGCAGCCTGGCCGGGCTCGATACAGCGTTGGCCGGGCAGGAGCGGAGGGTCCGCCGTTTTCTCGCCATCCCGCTCGAGGAGGAG
Above is a genomic segment from Zetaproteobacteria bacterium containing:
- the leuD gene encoding 3-isopropylmalate dehydratase small subunit, translating into MQPFTVHEGLVAPMDRANVDTDAIIPKQFLKSIRRSGYGAYLFDEWRYLDQGEPGMDCSKRPKNPDFVLNQPRYRGATILLARENFGCGSSREHAPWALLDYGFRCIIAPSFADIFYDNCCKNGILPLTQPAEVVDRLFAECAAQEGYRLRVDLPAQRLTLPDGTTFAFGIDPFRKRRLVEGLDDIALTLEHADEIRAFERRHFAAHPWLVEAAA